From the Malus domestica chromosome 17, GDT2T_hap1 genome, one window contains:
- the LOC108174794 gene encoding uncharacterized protein, with translation MAGNGVAPCNKVTDENLAEMKKLIRECEYKLKSSAPKNVSLPNTGSFCYDLPEVNLDTKKRKGTSGPLSKAFNKEARDQCDAEVARMFYTGGLSFNLARNPHYRNSYVRASTLPGYVPPGYNALRTTLLQQEKSHIEQCLQPIKRTWSTKGVSLCSDGWTDAQRRPLINIMATCESGPMFLRAINCEGEYKDKYCIANFLTEAIKEIGHENVVQVITDNAPVCRAAGLLIEAHYPHIFWTPCVVHTLNLALKSICSPKQTDVSYDDCNWISTIASDVWSIKNFIMNHSMRLSMFNEHCKLKLLSIAETRFASTLVMLRRFKEVKEGLQQMVISPNWALYKEDDLVKAMTVKQKILDEYFWEKIDYILFFTAPIYEAIRMADTDKPCLHLVYEWWDAMIEKVKAAIYRNERKALHEKNSFFDVVYRILLERWTKSSTPLHCLAHSLNPRYYSSEWLQEDPSRVAPHRDVELTTERKKCFERYFSNEEIRRSINVEYASFSMCLNDFGAIDSMNDRFHLEPVMWWIVHGASTPSLQSIALKLLGQPCSSSCCERNWSTYSFIHSLRRNKITPQRAEDLVFVHNNLRLLSRNSSTYKEGVTQLWDVGGDGFENLGEESVGMLDIANLSLDEPSLETTLITGGDIMNVEVE, from the exons atgGCTGGAAACGGGGTCGCGCCTTGCAACAAGGTTACTGATGAAAATCTTGCAGAAATGAAAAAGTTAATTCGAGAGTGTGAATATAAGCTGAAGAGTTCTGCTCCTAAGAATGTTTCTTTGCCCAATACTGGTTCTTTTTGTTATGATCTACCCGAAGTGAATCTTGATACAAAGAAGAGAAAGGGAACAAGTGGGCCTCTTAGTAAAGCTTTTAACAAGGAAGCTCGAGATCAATGTGATGCTGAAGTTGCAAGGATGTTTTATACAGGTGGCTTATCATTTAACCTTGCAAGAAATCCGCACTATCGAAACTCATATGTTCGAGCTTCTACACTTCCAGGGTATGTTCCACCAGGTTACAATGCACTACGAACTACTCTTCTGCAACAAGAGAAGAGTCACATTGAGCAATGCCTCCAACCAATCAAGCGCACATGGAGCACTAAAGGTGTAAGTTTGTGCAGTGATGGGTGGACAGATGCACAAAGGAGACCACTTATTAATATTATGGCAACTTGTGAAAGCGGGCCTATGTTCTTGAGGGCAATTAATTGTGAAGGTGAATATAAAGACAAGTATTGTATTGCCAACTTCCTTACAGAAGCTATTAAAGAAATTGGTCATGAAAATGTTGTTCAAGTGATCACTGACAATGCTCCTGTCTGTAGAGCTGCTGGGTTACTTATTGAGGCCCACTATCCCCATATCTTTTGGACACCCTGTGTTGTTCACACTCTTAATCTTGCTTTGAAGAGTATATGCTCTCCGAAACAAACAGATGTTTCGTACGATGACTGCAATTGGATTTCAACTATTGCTAGCGATGTTTGGTCCATAAAAAATTTTATTATGAACCATAGCATGAGATTGTCTATGTTTAATGAACATTGCAAACTAAAGTTGCTCTCCATTGCCGAAACAAG ATTTGCTTCCACACTTGTGATGCTTAGAAGATTTAAAGAAGTAAAGGAAGGTTTACAACAAATGGTGATTAGCCCGAATTGGGCTTTGTACAAAGAAGATGATTTGGTTAAAGCAATGACGGTGAAGCAAAAAATATTGGATGAGTACTTTTGGGAGAAGATTGATTATATTCTTTTCTTTACAGCTCCAATATATGAGGCTATTAGAATGGCTGACACAGATAAACCTTGTCTTCACTTGGTGTATGAGTGGTGGGATGCTATGATTGAAAAGGTGAAAGCTGCTATCTACAGGAATGAGCGCAAGGCATTACATGAAAAAAACAGCTTTTTTGATGTGGTGTATCGCATTTTATTAGAGCGATGGACTAAAAGTAGCACACCACTTCATTGTTTGGCGCATTCATTAAATCCAAG gtATTATAGTTCAGAATGGCTCCAAGAAGACCCTAGTCGGGTTGCTCCACATCGAGATGTTGAGCTTACAACTGAAAGGAAAAAGTGTTTTGAGAGATACTTTTCCAATGAGGAAATTAGAAGAAGTATCAATGTGGAGTATGCCTCTTTCTCTATGTGCTTGAATGACTTTGGAGCTATTGATTCTATGAATGATAGGTTTCATTTGGAACCAGTAATGTGGTGGATTGTCCATGGAGCTTCTACACCTAGTCTCCAATCCATAGCGTTGAAGCTACTTGGACAACCTTGTTCCTCCTCttgttgtgaaagaaattggagcacttACAGTTTTATTCACTCTCTAAGAAGGAACAAGATTACACCACAAAGAGCCGAGGATTTGGTATTTGTGCATAATAATCTTCGTCTTTTATCAAGAAATAGCTCAACCTACAAAGAAGGTGTTACTCAATTGTGGGATGTTGGAGGAGATGGCTTTGAAAACTTGGGTGAAGAAAGTGTCGGGATGCTTGATATTGCTAACCTTTCACTTGATGAACCGTCATTGGAGACTACTTTGATTACTGGAGGAGACATCATGAATGTGGAAGTTGAatga